A stretch of Fusarium poae strain DAOMC 252244 chromosome 2, whole genome shotgun sequence DNA encodes these proteins:
- a CDS encoding hypothetical protein (BUSCO:47605at5125), which translates to MAEIRRKLVIVGDGACGKTCLLIVFSKGTFPEVYVPTVFENYVADVEVDGKHVELALWDTAGQEDYDRLRPLSYPDSHVILICFAVDSPDSLDNVQEKVALLTRALLQWISEVLHFCQGLPIILVGCKKDLRYDQKIIEELRKTSQKPVSPEEGEEIRKKISAYKYLECSAKTNEGVREVFEHATRAALLSRSTRSKSHKKCLVL; encoded by the exons ATGGCTGAGATCCGCCGAAAGCTCGTCATTGTCGGCGATGGTGCTTGTGGTAAAACCTGTTTGTTGAT TGTTTTCTCCAAGGGCACTTTCCCCGAG GTCTACGTTCCCACCGTCTTCGAGAACTATGTCGCCGATGTCGAGGTTGATGGCAAGCACGTCGAGCTCGCCCTATGGGATACTGCTGGTCAGGAAGATTACGACCGTCTCCGACCTCTTTCTTACCCCGACTCCCACGTTATCCTGATCTGCTTCGCTGTTGACTCTCCCGACTCCCTCGACAACGTCCAGGAGAAGGTTG CCTTGCTGACACGTGCTCTCTTACAGTGGATCTCTGAGGTTCTGCACTTCTGCCAGGGTCTTCCTATCATCCTTGTCGGCTGCAAGAAGGATTTGCGATACGACCAGAAGATCATCGAGGAACTCCGAAAGACCAGCCAGAAGCCCGTCTCACCTGAGGAG GGTGAGGAGATCCGCAAGAAGATCTCTGCTTACAAGTACCTTGAGTGCTCAGCCAAGACCAACGAGGGTGTCCGCGAAGTGTTCGAGCACGCTACTCGCGCTGCTCTGCTGTCGCGCAGCACCCGAAGCAAGTCTCACAAGAAGTGTCTTGTCCTGTAA
- a CDS encoding hypothetical protein (TransMembrane:11 (i158-177o183-206i227-251o271-293i305-326o346-370i382-405o425-444i465-482o488-508i520-541o)~BUSCO:27199at5125), whose product MTHARNNGSPNPHGEDRGLLSHGPDYDDDYFGLGVDDHSGSGSGSASADLGKASGGKTDSNGQPRTPGRVRFDLTPEIVPVSNGQSFGGFRDDDGSERRSSDDAYFDIEEATSPARAHRTPLLTDMEAPSVTLANSMGDPSEQAEHEMNRPKSGLKSAFMNMANSIIGAGIIGQPYAVRQAGLVGGILLLVGLTVVVDWTICLIVINSKLSGTSHFQGTVEHCFGQSGLIAISVAQWVFAFGGMVAYGVIVGDTIPHVLVAVWPNLAEVPVIGLLANRQVAIAVFVMGIGYPLTLYRDISKLAKASTFALVGMVVIVFTILVQGIVAPASERGSFSPSLLLFNGGFFQAIGVISFAFVCHHNSLLIYGSLKTPTIDNFSRVTHYSTGISMVFCLVLALGGFLTFGDKTLGNVLNNFPADNTMVNIARLCFGLNMLTTLPLEAFVCREVMLTYFFPDEPFNMNRHLLFSTSLVVSALVLSLVTCDLGAVFELVGATSAVAMAYILPPLCYIKLTTRSWRTYMAGGVVAFGIVVMVISVIQAVQKMVNSKDGPTQCA is encoded by the exons ATGACGCACGCCAGGAACAATGGCTCCCCGAACCCACACGGCGAGGACCGCGGTCTTTTGAGCCATGGACCCGACTACGACGACGACTACTTTGGCCTAGGCGTAGATGATCACAGCGGTAGCGGCAGTGGAAGCGCGAGCGCAGACTTGGGAAAGGCTTCGGGGGGCAAGACTGACAGCAATGGCCAACCTCGAACACCCGGCCGCGTGCGCTTCGACCTAACGCCCGAGATCGTGCCAGTCAGCAATGGACAGTCCTTTGGCGGCTTCAGAGATGACGACGGTAGCGAGAGACGGTCCTCGGACGATGCATACTTTGACATCGAGGAGGCGACGAGTCCGGCGCGGGCGCATCGTACGCCTCTCCTGACAGACATGGAAGCGCCAAGCGTGACGCTCGCCAACTCAATGGGCGATCCTTCCGAACAAGCAGAACACGAGATGAACCGTCCCAAGTCAGGACTCAAGTCAGCCTTTATGAACATGGCCAACTCCATCATTGGCGCGGGTATTATCGGCCAACCGTACGCTGTGCGCCAGGCCGGTCTCGTCGGCGGCATCCTGTTGCTAGTAGGTCTGACAGTTGTGGTAGACTGGACTATTTGCTTGATTGTCATCAACAGCAAGCTCAGCGGGACGAGTCACTTCCAGGGAACGGTTGAGCACTGCTTCGGACAGTCCGGGTTGATCGCCATTAGCGTTGCGCAGTGGGTGTTTGCGTTTGGCGGGATGGTCGCGTACGGCGTTATTGTTGGCGATACGATTCCTCATGTGTTGGTCGCTGTGTGGCCCAACTTGGCAGAGGTGCCTGTGATAGGGCTTCTGGCGAATCGACAGGTTGCAATTGCGGTATTCGTGATGGGTATTGGATACCCCTTGACGCTTTATCGGGACATTTCAAAG TTGGCCAAAGCGAGTACGTTTGCGCTTGTTGGTATGGTGGTTATTGTCTTTACCATTCTGGTGCAAGGCATCGTAGCTCCTGCGTCAGAGCGAGGCTCCTTCAGTCCTTCTCTGCTCCTATTCAACGGTGGCTTCTTCCAGGCCATTGGTGTTATTTCATTTG CCTTTGTCTGCCATCACAATTCGCTACTCATCTACGGATCTCTAAAGACACCTACCATCGACAACTTTTCTCGTGTCACTCATTACTCGACTGGTATATCAATGGTGTTCTGTCTCGTCCTTGCTCTAGGTGGCTTCCTCACATTTGGTGACAAGACTCTGGGCAATGTTCTCAACAACTTTCCTGCTGACAACACCATGGTCAACATTGCGCGTCTTTGCTTTGGCCTCAACATGCTCACCACACTACCTCTGGAGGCATTTGTCTGCCGTGAAGTGATGTTGACGTACTTCTTCCCCGATGAGCCGTTCAACATGAATCGCCACTTGCTCTTCAGCACGAGTCTAGTCGTGTCGGCCCTTGTGTTGAGTTTGGTGACATGTGATCTCGGTGCTGTGTTTGAACTTGTGGGAGCAACGAGTGCAGTGGCTATGGCGTACATCCTGCCCCCATTGTGCTACATCAAGTTGACGACTCGAAGTTGGCGGACATACATGGCTGGTGGGGTGGTGGCATTTGGCATAGTCGTCATGGTCATTAGTGTGATCCAGGCGGTGCAAAAGATGGTCAACA GCAAAGATGGACCGACGCAATGTGCATAA
- a CDS encoding hypothetical protein (BUSCO:37405at5125), protein MQKLAKRVAQAQRQAGKRAEKAAKSEQTNYKLRNRQAIRAAVSEVRQNLQDARRARQEDWELGPIAPKRDLGFNGYGMFTEGVRTDWSNYGLYSPRPEILRKRCAWAGGVKQLNLAVSDRVVIMDGPDKGKIDRIKSINLQAGLVTLESHNRAISAGMFGNDSRSQPMPLSIDAIRLVYPITNPETGVTRDVVIHELKAIPPNMKSPNMTLDRWEHGYKWDRLVPGINVVIPWPEVQVPEAESFEGDTIRETVEERTFYYNLLSPPMPENIIDELRNKFSKFRTRHEDWYVQQKETEAMSERARLESVKSMQTPLQEFHEMQREKRAEEGEPELSEEMLEKLGAIIAQRKDAALKKAGVSEVAATDASLSPSTTTPPTQ, encoded by the exons ATGCAGAAGCTCGCCAAGCGGGTCGCCCAGGCCCAGCGCCAGGCCGGCAAACGAGCTGAAAAGGCCGCCAAAAGCGAACAGACCAACTATAAACTTCGAAACCGACAAGCCATTCGAGCAGCTGTTTCCGAGGTCCGACAGAATCTCCAGGATGCACGTCGTGCTCGACAGGAGGATTGGGAGTTGGGCCCTATCGCCCCCAAGCGTGATCTGGGATTTAATGGTTATGGCATGTTCACCGAGGGCGTACGAACGGATTGGTCCAACTACGGTCTCTACAGCCCTCGACCTGAGATTTTGAGGAAGAGGTGTGCCTGGGCTGGTGGTGTGAAGCAGCTCAACCTTGCTGTTTCTGATCGGGTGGTTATCATGGACGGTCCGGACAAGGGAAAGATTGATCGCATCAAGTCGATCAACCTCCAGGCGGGGCTTGTTACTCTTGAGAGCCACAATCGG GCTATCTCTGCAGGCATGTTTGGAAACGATAGTCGCTCTCAGCCTATGCCCCTCTCTATCGATGCTATTCGCCTGGTCTATCCTATCACCAACCCCGAAACCGGAGTCACAAGAGACGTCGTCATTCACGAGCTCAAGGCCATTCCACCAAACATGAAGTCCCCTAACATGACACTCGATCGATGGGAGCACGGATACAAATGGGACCGACTTGTTCCTGGAATCAACGTCGTCATTCCCTGGCCCGAGGTGCAAGTCCCCGAAGCGGAATCATTCGAAGGTGACACTATCCGAGAGACTGTCGAGGAACGAACATTCTACTATAACCTTCTATCTCCACCCATGCCTGAAAATATTATCGACGAACTCCGAAACAAGTTCTCCAAGTTCCGAACACGCCACGAGGACTGGTACGTGCAGCAGAAGGAGACCGAGGCCATGTCGGAGCGGGCCCGCTTGGAGTCTGTCAAGTCTATGCAGACTCCTTTGCAGGAGTTCCACGAGATGCAGCGCGAGAAGCGTGCCGAGGAGGGCGAGCCCGAGCTCAGCGAGGAGATGCTGGAGAAGCTTGGTGCTATTATTGCGCAGCGCAAGGACGCTGCTCTCAAGAAGGCTGGTGTGTCAGAGGTTGCTGCTACAGATGCTTCATTATCCCCATCAACGACAACACCTCCAACTCAATAA